One part of the Mobula birostris isolate sMobBir1 chromosome 17, sMobBir1.hap1, whole genome shotgun sequence genome encodes these proteins:
- the LOC140211557 gene encoding uncharacterized protein: MGNNTSMFTRSGKNLSEPSDKGNGKGKMRKERSDEMPPWAEDIIWTLNAIKDQNGSIKDQLEKNSNEMKSFLGKHKDLETQVIRHKEELKITKQKLFEATTHFERYENKTIDLETRSRQRNIQIFGLQEGGEDGELTAYFGKLFHTLFPTIVSQPPAIERAHRAFTSKFEDTNKPRSVLVCFHHFKIKDQIMRQARKHRVFRFKESELRFYEDYPKEVLEQRSRFDLVMKQAYDKLFPSLRYPTGSFSS; this comes from the exons AT GGGGAACAACACGTCTATGTTTACAAGGAGTGGGAAGAACTTGTCTGAACCTAGCgacaaaggtaatgggaaaggaaagatgcgaaaggaaagatctgatgaaatgccaccatgggctgaagatataatttggacactgaatgcaattaaagatcagaatggatcaattaaagaccaactggaaaagaatagtaatgaaatgaagtcatttctgggaaaacatAAAGAtttggaaactcaagttattagacacaaagaggaattgaagataactaagcaaaaattGTTTGAAGCCACAACCCATTTCGAAAGATATGAAAATAAGactatagacctggaaactaggtctcgccAAAGGAATATACAAATTTTTGGGCTGCAAGAAGGAGGTGAAGATGGAGAGTTaactgcttactttggtaagctttttcatactttatttcctaccatagTATCACagccgcctgctatagaaagAGCACACAGAGCTTTTACTTCGAAATTTGAAGATACAAATAAGCCAAGatctgttttggtttgttttcatcactttaaaattaaagatcaaataatgcgacaggcaagaaaacacagagtttttagatttaaggAATCCGAGCTCCGTTTTTATGAAGATTATCCGAAGGAGGTATTGGAACAAAGATCAAGATTTGATCTGGTAATGAAACAGGCATATGATAAATTGTTTCCTTCTTTGCGTTACCCGACAGGAAGTTTTTCCTCCTAA